GATTATCTGATAATAATTTGATTCCAATTCTAAGTACctaataagaaattaattttattttttcaatgtatGATACAATAAGAATATTTACTTGAAGTGATAATTAAATATGACAGCTGCCACCTTGCCACCTTGTTGATATTATAAATTACGACATATGAGTTAACAATTGAAAATAAGTTAGATAAAGAGTTGAGGCTATGTGGAGTTGGGTAACTTTAATAATActcttattatattattattgaaaataCACCCATATAACTTCATAATAAATGATCaaatgtgtattaaaattattggCGTAGACTTTAAGGTGGCCTGCAGTCCTTTACTTTAATTTAATCAATTAACTTATTATAGCGACATATAACAAAAGCATATACAAATATCAATTCCCAATACGCACAAAAGAGAGAGCATCAGCCTACTAATTTGACTTCAGATTTTATacgataaataaattaataatatcacAAATATAGAGTGGTATTCCACTCTGAGACTACTGTTATGGCTATCTATTAATGTGAGATTATTaaacaaatgaaattaatataGATATTAATTTGAAGCATCATTTCACAAATAGAGTTTCCATTTATCCGTGAGCTACTTTTAATATCTATAAATTGGGTGGATTGTTGTAAAtattacattttaaaaataattattcaaatttattgTGTCTCAGTTAATTATTATTATGGTCGGTTATTCTGGAAAAAAAAGATTCAGTTTAGTAAATCATTAATTTCGCccaattaaaatcaattaactACAGTTAAATGGTTGCTTACTAAGCTAGCTTTCGTTTGTGGTGTACACCACATGTGAAACggttttactaattaaattttcttttatttgccCATAAAAAGATATACTCGAATCACACCTCTCAATAGTTAATACTAACATATAAATTCGATTAACTATACAAAGTGTTTGGAATCATATTTTCATGTCTTCTTTAGTATCCTATGAAAATATGATCCCAAATTTCAATATCCTATTAAAATATGATTCCAaacaatttgtttgtttataAAAAGGGACCATTTTGTAAAACCTTCCACATACGCATAGGATACCATGAAAAGAGGTTACTAAACTTTTTGACCACATCCACAATTTTAAGATTAGATAAATGGTATTTTCTTGACGAGAGTTTGGCCCATGTGAGGCAGCCCCAATATCTTGAAATGTGTATATTTTAATAAGGTCAAGGTTAcatcaattttataaaaaatataacaaaCAAGGAATAAAAATCTTTCgtaatctaaaataaaataatataaagaagaaaaaatagaataaaggaGGCTTAATTAGGCATCTTTACACTGCAatcaaacaaaaacattttcttttgatttctGACTTTTGATTAGGCATCTCACCTGTGCCAAATACGATCGTAACAAATGTCTTAAATCCATATAAAGAGAGAATTAGAATCATTACCATATTACTTAAATTGCAACGGATATTTCAAGTTAAACTATAGCAATTCCCATCACCTTAGTCATGTTTCATCATAAAGACTACAACTTGATTCCCCATCTAATCTTTCCTGGTCTCCTTCCTCCGTTATTAATAATATTGTACTAAGTATGACTATGATATATTTTAACTTGATAAACTAAAATATGAGTTATTAATTATACTCCTTCTACTTCCTCGATCCGTCCCACTTTacgagtctcatttgagttcgtcacgggttttaagaaatatagagaaaaaatggtgaaaaaagaccgtggaatgtgagtcctacttttatatattaattttataataaaatgtgagtgaaaaaatATTAGCGAAATGCTGAGCCTATTacaatttatgaaatatatcaactgaaactcctaaagtgggataaaaaatagtaaatccTAACTTTTAAAGTGGGGCGGGGGAGTATGGAGTCTTAAGAAAACAACTCATAATTGAGTGGAAAATGAATCACGACCGAATGTTGCATTTAATAAGTTTAATCACCCAAAAAGTCCAAGTTTGATGAGTAATCTATTGAATAGGCTCCACCTCCTCCCACCATTATTTATCACATAATAATGCTCACCTAGTCAACCGTCCCATACACGACACGTTCCAATTAATAtaattccactattttttttaaagaaaagcgGGCAGAGCCCGATTACACACTAACAAACGTAAAAAACACCTAATCTATCAAGCATCAACCAAATACTAAGACCCAAGGGAGGGGACTCTAAAACATGGACACCTTTATGAAAGTTATATGCGTAATGGGACAGAAAGTCAGCAGCGAAATTTCCTTCCCTGTACACGTGACGGAGCACCACTGAGTCAAACTCATGTAATAGACTCTGCACTTTTCGTACTATAGATCTACAATTGATGGTCACTTCAAAGTTCCCCACAATCATGGACACACCAGTAAAACTATCACTCTCTACCTCCAACTTTCGAATACCCATATTCTTTGTCAATTGTAGCCCATGAAATAAACACCAAATTTCGACAGTCAAAATATAACACACTCCAATATTAGCAACAAAACCATACCTCCAAGATCATGTAGTATCACGGATGAGACCACCACCAAAAGCATGTCCTGATCCCCCCTCTAGCGATGCGTCAGTATTGAGCTTAAGGATATCCGGCAGAGGAGGCCGCCAACTGACAAAAGTGGGTAGTCGAACTACTCCAGAGGCTGTATCGTTTGCCATTTTAGCCTCTTCTACCGTCTTTGTTATACTAACAATATGAGTCATATTCTCTATCGGGCTAATTCTCTCTCCCTTAAAGATGAAGCCACTAATTCTTTAATTGCTCATTACTCTCATTGACTAACACAAAGATTTGTTTTCAAAGATTAgtgttgaagaaaaaaaaatcaaaacttttgaagaaaaaaaaatcaaaacttacTCCAAAGAAGTATAATAGGGCTGCTACATAAGAACCCACTAccatttaaaaatcaaataaaagaaCCAAATAACCAATACATAATCATCATCACCATAACAAAAAACATTCTTATATTTCCCAATTTGCAAGAACAAGGAGAACAAGAAAAGTAGAAATCCCACTACTTCAACTTGGGTGATTCAATTCCCACCAAATCCACTCCTATATCTCATCTCTCACTCTCCCTTTCATTTGAATCAAGAGATTGGAGTGctaaagaaatgaaaagaaaaaagagtctaaaaatcaaacaaaatgggGCCCCAAAGTTTTGTTCCCATCTCCACCGTTGACCATCTGTTCACACCCCTTGGACGGCGGTGATTGATTGAGACTTGCTAGGCGAATCCTCAGCCGTCAGAATGAGATCAAGATGATTCAAGAACTAGAGCTGGTGGTTCTATATTAGAAAGGCCGTGATTATGCTCTCCTTCATACGTTACGATCAGCATAGTCGGGTCATCCAAGGCCCGCTCCACATGCTTTCGTGCCGGGCATCCTCTTACACTACTACATTTGTAATAACCCCTGAAAATTTAACATGCCAATATTATTTTTCgacaaaaattaaattcatccaCCCTATTTTTGAAGTAATTCCATTAAATTGATACAAATATTCACCAAAACAAAGGAAAAAACAAGTCCTAGAAGAAACATCTAACAAGTGGCACTAATTGAAAACTAGGTCACATATCCAACTCACGTCACTAGGATGAAAGAATTAATTGCCTACAAAGACACTCACTAAAGGGTGAGAGTCATTGACCATAAATTCCGATAACCTATACTATTCACATGTCACGTTTCAAGTAAGACATGCTATAAAAATccgaaaaaagaaaatcaaaattCAATCTCTAATCCGTATTCATGCCTTAAACCTGACCAAATGTTGTCAACAATTGGATGAGTACCAAATATACAATTCAAATTTCTAATGATACGTGTACAAATCCAACCAAATACAGATGGATTTAATGACATCAATTAATAACAACTTTCCAATGTTGTTTTCGTAATGCCAAATTCTTAGGCAAAAATATAGAGCTAGtttattaaaaatcaaaatttgagtATATAgttatttgaaatttaatttctataaagAATACGAATAGAAGAGAAGTTACCTAGGATGAGGGGAACCTTTGATGGGTTTTTGACCATATTTTCTCCAAGAGTAGTCATCTGGTGGAATATCTGCCATCTTCATACTAATTGCAGGAACTCTCACCACTCTCTTCAATCTTGATTTCCTGttcaaaattaattacaaaCCCCAATCAAAACAATaatcactaattaattaattaatcgaatttcaaattcaatttctgACCTTTTCTTGGGGCAATGGCAACGAGACGAGCCGCCGCTACACTTGGCGGTGGCGGCGTCATCCATGGAGCTGCACTTCCTCTTAAACGACGACGTCGACAGTGGCGGGCGCCCTGCGGAGGAGACCTGCGACAGATTAGTGATCTGAAACCCCGACGACATCGACGGCTGCAGGCTGTCGGTGTCGCCGGTTAAGGAGGACATATAGGAGGTCGCCGGCGACGAAAAGTTTATCGTCGTCGACGACTCCTTCCTCTCGAGTCCGGCCTTCGGCTGCGGCAGCGGCGGAAGGCGCTGAATCGGCGTGGGGCAGTAGATTCTCGAAGCGGGAGCGGTCTCCTCTGTTTTAGGGGATGGACCGGCCAGTTCGGTTTTCTGCGGCTGGAGAGGGGGATTCTGGACCGGTCCGCGGCGGAACCTGGCGTGGCCGGTCCGAGGAGTCCGGTCGATTAGAGAGATGAATTTCTTGAATTTGTGGACGGCGGCATCAGCCGCGGTCTGATAATCGGCGGCGGCGGTTTGTTGGTGAGAGATTAATCTCATGAGCTTCTCGACGCTTTGGAGACCGGCCGCCGCCGCTTCTTGGGCGGCGCTGACTTCCATCTTGGAAGTCAAATTGTATCCCGGCATCAATTCCACTGCCATCTCCCACAAttttgagagagaaaagagagagagttgAAATGCGGTGAAAGGGATAAAATAGGGGGAAATGGAATGCAGAGTCAAATTGAAGATGCAATTTGTCTATCTTTATGGCCTGCTTGCCGTCAAAGGAAAGGGCGAATCATGGCCTGACACGTACGCAAGAGGAGGGTGCTAAAGTCAAAAGGGTATTAATGAGCCGTTGGATTAGAGAGATGGAAAACGGCCCACAGCCAGTGAGGTAGAGTTGACTTTTTAACAGCTTTAAATATAAAAGTCTATCTGAAGGGGGTTGGGGATTGGGACCCACGACCTTACTGGAAATCGggtcttatttttttttctttttccttttcctttttcaaagtTTGGATATTGATGGTGGAGAAATTGCAGGGGTAAATACATAACCCATATAAAATGTATCACATTTGATTTATATTAGTACAAAAGGTTTGAAGTTGACATGAATCATACAAAGAGTTCCTTTTGTATTTCAATTTAGTATATTCCGTTATATGTGTTTAAAATGCATTAACTTTTAGTCTATGTGAAGTACAAAACATTTCATCATTGTTTCATGttggtacaaaaagttttatgaTTGTTTCATATTGgtacaaaaaaatttataattatttcatgGTTTGTACGTCATATAGGTAAAAAGTTAACACCATTT
This sequence is a window from Salvia splendens isolate huo1 chromosome 5, SspV2, whole genome shotgun sequence. Protein-coding genes within it:
- the LOC121804827 gene encoding probable WRKY transcription factor 7, with amino-acid sequence MAVELMPGYNLTSKMEVSAAQEAAAAGLQSVEKLMRLISHQQTAAADYQTAADAAVHKFKKFISLIDRTPRTGHARFRRGPVQNPPLQPQKTELAGPSPKTEETAPASRIYCPTPIQRLPPLPQPKAGLERKESSTTINFSSPATSYMSSLTGDTDSLQPSMSSGFQITNLSQVSSAGRPPLSTSSFKRKCSSMDDAATAKCSGGSSRCHCPKKRKSRLKRVVRVPAISMKMADIPPDDYSWRKYGQKPIKGSPHPRGYYKCSSVRGCPARKHVERALDDPTMLIVTYEGEHNHGLSNIEPPALVLESS